The following proteins are co-located in the Ictalurus punctatus breed USDA103 chromosome 14, Coco_2.0, whole genome shotgun sequence genome:
- the crabp1a gene encoding cellular retinoic acid-binding protein 1a isoform X1, whose translation MFYYHLLDFRRGADAGVMDVTSDDGSDNTSGVNAMLRKVAGAAAAKPHVEIRQDGEQFYIKTSTSVRTTEINFHIGKEFDEETVDGRKCKSLATWETENKIYCKQTLVDGDGPKTYWSRELQGDELILFFLTDVRSRRCGVHKDLCAGMMSRHHRPVTMHHDELRHPNESKSSPNVKQQSFSVL comes from the exons ATGTTCTACTACCACCTTTTGGACTTCAGGCGGG GAGCTGATGCAGGTGTCATGGATGTAACCTCTGATGATGGCTCCGACAACACCTCAG GCGTGAACGCCATGCTGAGGAAGGTGGCCGGGGCGGCTGCTGCCAAGCCTCACGTGGAGATCCGCCAAGACGGAGAGCAGTTCTACATCAAGACCTCCACTTCAGTGCGTACCACGGAGATCAACTTCCACATCGGTAAAGAGTTTGACGAAGAGACCGTGGATGGCAGGAAGTGTAAG AGTTTGGCCACTTGGGAGACAGAGAACAAGATTTACTGCAAGCAGACGCTGGTGGATGGTGATGGGCCCAAGACGTACTGGTCCAGGGAGCTGCAGGGGGATGAACTCATACTG TTTTTTCTCACAGACGTTCGGAGCAGACGATGTGGTGTGCACAAGGATCTATGTGCGGGAATGATGAGTAGACATCATCGGCCAGTCACAATGCACCATGACGAGCTCCGACACCCCAATGAGTCCAAATCCTCCCCCAACGTCAAGCAACAGTCCTTCAGTGTACTGTGA
- the crabp1a gene encoding cellular retinoic acid-binding protein 1a isoform X2, giving the protein MHPNFAGTWKMKSSENFDELLKALGVNAMLRKVAGAAAAKPHVEIRQDGEQFYIKTSTSVRTTEINFHIGKEFDEETVDGRKCKSLATWETENKIYCKQTLVDGDGPKTYWSRELQGDELILFFLTDVRSRRCGVHKDLCAGMMSRHHRPVTMHHDELRHPNESKSSPNVKQQSFSVL; this is encoded by the exons ATGCATCCCAACTTTGCCGGCACCTGGAAAATGAAGAGCAGTGAGAATTTTGATGAACTTCTCAAAGCCCTGG GCGTGAACGCCATGCTGAGGAAGGTGGCCGGGGCGGCTGCTGCCAAGCCTCACGTGGAGATCCGCCAAGACGGAGAGCAGTTCTACATCAAGACCTCCACTTCAGTGCGTACCACGGAGATCAACTTCCACATCGGTAAAGAGTTTGACGAAGAGACCGTGGATGGCAGGAAGTGTAAG AGTTTGGCCACTTGGGAGACAGAGAACAAGATTTACTGCAAGCAGACGCTGGTGGATGGTGATGGGCCCAAGACGTACTGGTCCAGGGAGCTGCAGGGGGATGAACTCATACTG TTTTTTCTCACAGACGTTCGGAGCAGACGATGTGGTGTGCACAAGGATCTATGTGCGGGAATGATGAGTAGACATCATCGGCCAGTCACAATGCACCATGACGAGCTCCGACACCCCAATGAGTCCAAATCCTCCCCCAACGTCAAGCAACAGTCCTTCAGTGTACTGTGA
- the crabp1a gene encoding cellular retinoic acid-binding protein 1a isoform X3, whose translation MFYYHLLDFRRGADAGVMDVTSDDGSDNTSGVNAMLRKVAGAAAAKPHVEIRQDGEQFYIKTSTSVRTTEINFHIGKEFDEETVDGRKCKSLATWETENKIYCKQTLVDGDGPKTYWSRELQGDELILTFGADDVVCTRIYVRE comes from the exons ATGTTCTACTACCACCTTTTGGACTTCAGGCGGG GAGCTGATGCAGGTGTCATGGATGTAACCTCTGATGATGGCTCCGACAACACCTCAG GCGTGAACGCCATGCTGAGGAAGGTGGCCGGGGCGGCTGCTGCCAAGCCTCACGTGGAGATCCGCCAAGACGGAGAGCAGTTCTACATCAAGACCTCCACTTCAGTGCGTACCACGGAGATCAACTTCCACATCGGTAAAGAGTTTGACGAAGAGACCGTGGATGGCAGGAAGTGTAAG AGTTTGGCCACTTGGGAGACAGAGAACAAGATTTACTGCAAGCAGACGCTGGTGGATGGTGATGGGCCCAAGACGTACTGGTCCAGGGAGCTGCAGGGGGATGAACTCATACTG ACGTTCGGAGCAGACGATGTGGTGTGCACAAGGATCTATGTGCGGGAATGA
- the crabp1a gene encoding cellular retinoic acid-binding protein 1a isoform X4, with the protein MHPNFAGTWKMKSSENFDELLKALGVNAMLRKVAGAAAAKPHVEIRQDGEQFYIKTSTSVRTTEINFHIGKEFDEETVDGRKCKSLATWETENKIYCKQTLVDGDGPKTYWSRELQGDELILTFGADDVVCTRIYVRE; encoded by the exons ATGCATCCCAACTTTGCCGGCACCTGGAAAATGAAGAGCAGTGAGAATTTTGATGAACTTCTCAAAGCCCTGG GCGTGAACGCCATGCTGAGGAAGGTGGCCGGGGCGGCTGCTGCCAAGCCTCACGTGGAGATCCGCCAAGACGGAGAGCAGTTCTACATCAAGACCTCCACTTCAGTGCGTACCACGGAGATCAACTTCCACATCGGTAAAGAGTTTGACGAAGAGACCGTGGATGGCAGGAAGTGTAAG AGTTTGGCCACTTGGGAGACAGAGAACAAGATTTACTGCAAGCAGACGCTGGTGGATGGTGATGGGCCCAAGACGTACTGGTCCAGGGAGCTGCAGGGGGATGAACTCATACTG ACGTTCGGAGCAGACGATGTGGTGTGCACAAGGATCTATGTGCGGGAATGA